From Skermanella sp. TT6, a single genomic window includes:
- a CDS encoding lytic transglycosylase domain-containing protein codes for MAVDQRLPPVPGKKPSVPGAAWQPPVPARKPGGEGFAAAVERAGVPLPGRKPADVPPASVAGGPVVDAIRSVAGLSGHSFASLLSQAQQESGLDPKARNRKSSATGPFQFIERTWLDLVRRHGSAFGLGEVAKQIKVVDGAPTVGDAAARRKILALREDPNLSAGMAARYLGEGKERLGKLLGRPASTIESRIAYIMGPNGAARLINAAEKTPGKLARDLLPSAAAANRNLFHDRSGHALTASDMLNRLTRRMQADEKRFAALEDAPDPQSAPAHSNALLFAQMQQEGWPGEPEDEAEESDPPVPVRRQG; via the coding sequence CCGGCGCCGCCTGGCAGCCGCCCGTGCCCGCCCGCAAGCCGGGCGGCGAAGGATTCGCCGCGGCGGTGGAGCGGGCGGGAGTTCCCCTGCCCGGCCGCAAGCCGGCGGACGTGCCGCCGGCTTCGGTGGCCGGCGGGCCCGTGGTCGACGCGATCCGGTCGGTCGCCGGGCTGTCCGGCCACAGCTTCGCCTCGCTGCTCTCCCAGGCGCAGCAGGAAAGCGGGCTGGACCCCAAGGCGCGCAACCGCAAGAGTTCGGCGACCGGTCCCTTCCAGTTCATCGAGCGCACCTGGCTCGACCTGGTGCGGCGCCACGGATCAGCGTTCGGCCTGGGAGAGGTCGCGAAGCAGATCAAGGTGGTCGACGGCGCGCCGACCGTCGGCGACGCCGCGGCGCGCCGGAAGATCCTGGCGCTTCGCGAGGACCCAAACCTGTCCGCCGGCATGGCCGCCCGGTACCTCGGCGAAGGCAAGGAGCGGCTTGGAAAGCTGCTCGGCCGGCCGGCCTCGACGATCGAGAGCCGAATCGCCTACATCATGGGCCCGAACGGGGCCGCCCGGCTGATCAACGCGGCCGAGAAGACGCCCGGCAAGCTGGCCCGGGACCTGCTGCCTTCCGCCGCGGCGGCCAACAGGAACCTGTTCCACGACCGCAGCGGCCACGCGCTCACCGCGTCGGACATGCTGAACCGGCTGACCCGCAGGATGCAGGCCGACGAGAAGCGATTCGCCGCGCTCGAGGACGCCCCCGACCCGCAGTCGGCGCCCGCGCACTCCAACGCGCTGCTGTTCGCGCAGATGCAGCAGGAGGGCTGGCCCGGCGAGCCGGAGGACGAGGCCGAGGAGAGCGATCCCCCGGTGCCGGTCCGGCGCCAGGGCTAG
- a CDS encoding putative toxin-antitoxin system toxin component, PIN family — protein MTPASPGAPGQDRLVLDTNVFVAAGFNPASNAAAVVEAVREGRYRFAWAEATRGETEAVIRRIPGLDWERFACLFAAADEHRGPLDVSSFSRVEDPGDRKFAALAAATGAVLITSDAHLLSCRDELPVTVSTPRELVGGSAPRKPGPGNRVEEEPCPS, from the coding sequence GTGACGCCCGCCTCCCCGGGCGCCCCCGGGCAGGACCGCCTCGTCCTCGACACCAACGTGTTCGTGGCCGCCGGATTCAATCCGGCGAGCAATGCCGCGGCCGTGGTGGAGGCGGTCCGGGAGGGGCGGTACCGGTTCGCCTGGGCCGAGGCGACCCGGGGCGAGACGGAGGCGGTGATCCGCCGGATTCCCGGGCTGGACTGGGAGCGTTTCGCCTGTCTTTTCGCGGCGGCCGACGAACATCGCGGCCCGCTCGACGTTTCATCATTCTCCAGGGTGGAAGATCCGGGCGACCGCAAGTTCGCGGCGCTGGCCGCGGCGACGGGGGCGGTGCTGATCACCAGCGATGCGCACCTGCTGTCGTGCCGCGACGAACTCCCGGTCACGGTGTCGACGCCGCGGGAACTGGTCGGCGGATCGGCGCCCCGCAAACCGGGACCCGGAAACCGGGTGGAAGAGGAACCATGTCCTTCATAG
- a CDS encoding TerB family tellurite resistance protein produces the protein MSFIDTLVSHLGEIGVESDDLPLLVPAVIAAGAMVAFADGTAEGRELREIDSEALRCLMGDQERADDIHRVLDQHLSNFDRDRTFGHDRALGVLADFAPDAPEEQRELVLRSALQVGGAGAEGALSPAERDAAREIARILRLDPAARGL, from the coding sequence ATGTCCTTCATAGATACACTTGTCAGCCACCTGGGAGAAATCGGCGTCGAATCGGACGACCTGCCGCTCCTGGTGCCGGCGGTCATCGCCGCGGGCGCGATGGTCGCCTTCGCCGACGGCACCGCCGAGGGCCGCGAACTGCGTGAAATCGATTCCGAGGCGCTGCGCTGCCTGATGGGCGACCAGGAGCGCGCCGACGATATCCACCGCGTGCTCGACCAGCACCTCTCCAATTTCGACCGCGACCGGACCTTCGGGCACGACCGCGCCCTGGGCGTGCTGGCCGATTTCGCGCCGGACGCGCCCGAGGAGCAGCGGGAACTGGTCCTGCGCTCGGCGCTTCAGGTTGGGGGAGCGGGTGCCGAGGGCGCGCTGAGTCCGGCGGAGCGGGATGCGGCCCGGGAAATCGCTCGGATACTGAGGCTGGACCCCGCCGCCCGGGGACTTTGA
- a CDS encoding D-alanyl-D-alanine carboxypeptidase family protein, with translation MFRRSIDLPSRISLVAAIVCALLFPLSAEAAPPPYAELLIDPATGVVLHAQNPDLPTQPASLTKMMTLFLAFDSLDKGELALDQFIPVSRRAQNMSPSKLGLVAGTSIRVEDAILGLVTRSANDAAVVLAEAIGGTEEGFAEMMTMKARMIGMRNTTFLNASGLPNVRQKTTARDIATLSQALIKTHSRHYPYFSRSSFSYNGAVVHSHNRLMNRYDGMDGIKTGFVNASGFNLAATAVRDGRRLIAVVLGGSSSRERDNRVAALLDHGFGVKPLGRSVSTVAVAAVVPTVRATIKADAPRAEKAVAQSPKPTAKAAAKPAPAAKPGSWAIQVGSYKSHKAGQTGLATTEKVIPAHVKGAQGTVLKSRTGVFQARFTGMTKAAAEQACSRLESKGQDCMVVAPRG, from the coding sequence ATGTTTCGCCGCTCCATTGACTTGCCCTCGCGCATTTCCCTCGTCGCAGCGATCGTCTGCGCCCTGCTGTTCCCGCTTTCGGCCGAAGCCGCCCCGCCGCCCTATGCGGAGCTTCTGATCGATCCGGCCACCGGCGTCGTCCTGCACGCCCAGAACCCGGACCTCCCGACCCAGCCCGCCTCGCTGACCAAGATGATGACGCTGTTCCTGGCGTTCGACAGCCTGGACAAAGGTGAACTGGCCCTGGACCAGTTCATTCCCGTGTCCCGGCGCGCGCAGAATATGTCCCCGTCCAAGCTGGGGCTGGTCGCCGGCACGTCGATCCGGGTGGAGGACGCGATCCTCGGCCTGGTCACCCGGTCGGCCAACGACGCGGCCGTGGTGCTGGCCGAGGCGATCGGCGGCACGGAGGAAGGCTTCGCCGAGATGATGACGATGAAGGCGCGCATGATCGGCATGCGGAACACGACGTTCCTGAACGCCTCGGGCCTGCCGAACGTCCGCCAGAAGACGACCGCGCGGGACATCGCGACGCTGTCGCAGGCGCTGATCAAGACGCACTCGCGCCATTATCCCTATTTCAGCCGCAGCAGCTTCTCCTACAACGGCGCCGTGGTCCACAGCCACAACCGCCTGATGAACCGCTACGACGGCATGGACGGGATCAAGACCGGTTTCGTCAATGCCTCCGGCTTCAACCTCGCCGCCACGGCGGTGCGCGACGGCCGGCGGCTGATCGCGGTCGTCCTGGGCGGCAGCAGCTCGCGGGAACGTGACAACCGGGTCGCGGCCCTGCTCGACCACGGTTTCGGCGTCAAGCCGCTCGGCCGGTCCGTCTCCACCGTGGCGGTCGCGGCCGTCGTCCCGACCGTCCGGGCGACGATCAAGGCCGATGCCCCGCGGGCCGAGAAGGCCGTCGCCCAAAGCCCCAAGCCGACCGCCAAGGCGGCGGCCAAGCCGGCCCCGGCGGCCAAGCCGGGCTCCTGGGCGATCCAGGTCGGCAGCTACAAGAGCCATAAGGCTGGCCAGACCGGCCTTGCGACGACCGAGAAGGTCATCCCGGCTCACGTCAAGGGCGCGCAGGGCACCGTCCTGAAATCCCGTACCGGCGTGTTCCAGGCCCGTTTCACGGGCATGACCAAGGCCGCCGCCGAGCAGGCCTGCTCCAGGCTCGAATCGAAGGGCCAGGACTGCATGGTGGTCGCCCCCCGGGGGTGA
- a CDS encoding response regulator: MTESSDPATGKRFRIMIVEDDALVALGIRCTLDELGYEVCGVAASEPEALALAGRTQPELALMDIRLRGPTDGIDTARRLRAEFGIRSVYLSAYTDHQTMSRITSTYPLGFVQKPYSAVQLRMALDLAVRRLGS, translated from the coding sequence ATGACTGAGAGTTCCGATCCGGCAACGGGCAAACGGTTTCGGATCATGATCGTCGAGGACGACGCCCTGGTCGCGCTGGGGATACGCTGCACCCTGGACGAACTCGGCTACGAGGTCTGCGGCGTGGCGGCGTCCGAGCCGGAAGCCCTGGCGCTGGCGGGCCGGACGCAACCGGAACTGGCGTTGATGGACATCCGGTTGCGCGGCCCGACTGACGGGATCGATACCGCGCGACGCCTGCGCGCCGAGTTCGGCATCCGGTCCGTCTATCTGTCGGCCTACACGGACCACCAGACCATGAGCCGAATCACCTCGACCTATCCCCTTGGCTTCGTCCAGAAACCCTATTCGGCCGTTCAGCTTCGCATGGCGCTGGACCTGGCGGTCCGGCGGCTCGGCAGCTGA
- the hutH gene encoding histidine ammonia-lyase: MTEPLSLDPGRLTLPLLRRIARDAGVPAVLADGWRDEAEAAAATVSDVIARGDAAYGINTGFGLLARKRIPPESLRELQTRLVLSHAAGTGPALPAEVTRLILVLKAASLARGRSGVRPLVIETLLALANRGVLPVIPAKGSVGASGDLAPLAHMAAVLTGIGEAMTGDGIVPAAQALAAAGIEPLVLEAKEGLALLNGTQVSTALALVGLFAAEDCFAAALVAGALSVDAARGSDVPFDPRIHALRGQPGQIEVARVLRRLLSGSAIRQSHLTGDERVQDPYSLRCQPQVMGACLDHLRFAAQVLEREANAVTDNPLVFPDSGDILSGGNFHAEPVAMAADVLALAIAETGALSERRTALLMDTTLSGLPPFLVAEGGLNSGFMIAQVTAAALASENKQLAHPASVDSLPTSANQEDHVSMATHGARRLGEMASNTAGIVAIELLAACQGVDFHRPLETSPALAGALAIVRDRVPFYDRDRYFAPDIAAAAGTVTEGLWHAFMDQGLLPGAPGPGTL; encoded by the coding sequence ATGACCGAGCCGCTGAGCCTCGACCCGGGCCGGCTGACCCTGCCCCTTCTGCGGCGGATCGCCCGGGACGCCGGAGTGCCGGCGGTGCTGGCGGACGGCTGGAGGGACGAGGCGGAGGCGGCGGCGGCGACGGTTTCCGACGTGATCGCCCGCGGCGACGCCGCCTACGGCATCAATACCGGATTCGGGCTGCTGGCGCGCAAGCGCATCCCGCCGGAGAGCCTGCGCGAGCTTCAGACCCGGCTCGTGCTCTCCCATGCGGCCGGGACCGGCCCGGCGCTGCCGGCCGAGGTGACGCGCCTGATCCTGGTGCTGAAGGCCGCGAGCCTCGCCCGGGGCCGGTCCGGCGTCCGTCCCCTGGTCATCGAGACCCTGCTGGCGCTGGCCAATCGCGGCGTGCTTCCCGTGATCCCGGCCAAGGGATCGGTCGGCGCCTCCGGCGATCTGGCGCCGCTGGCGCACATGGCCGCCGTCCTGACCGGCATCGGCGAGGCGATGACCGGCGACGGGATCGTTCCGGCCGCGCAAGCGCTTGCCGCGGCCGGGATCGAGCCGCTGGTGCTGGAGGCCAAGGAGGGCCTGGCGCTGCTCAACGGGACCCAGGTGTCGACCGCGCTGGCGCTGGTCGGCCTGTTCGCCGCCGAGGATTGTTTCGCCGCCGCACTGGTCGCGGGCGCGCTGTCGGTCGATGCCGCCCGGGGCAGCGACGTGCCGTTCGACCCGAGGATCCACGCATTGCGCGGGCAGCCCGGCCAGATCGAGGTCGCCCGCGTGCTGCGCCGGCTGCTCTCCGGCAGCGCGATCCGTCAGTCCCACCTGACGGGGGACGAGCGGGTCCAGGATCCCTACTCGCTGCGCTGCCAGCCCCAGGTCATGGGCGCCTGCCTGGACCATCTCCGCTTCGCGGCCCAGGTGCTGGAGCGGGAGGCGAACGCCGTGACCGACAACCCGCTGGTCTTCCCGGACAGCGGCGACATCCTGTCCGGCGGCAATTTCCACGCCGAGCCGGTCGCCATGGCGGCCGACGTGCTGGCGCTGGCGATCGCCGAGACCGGAGCCCTGTCGGAGCGGCGGACGGCCCTGCTGATGGACACCACCCTGAGCGGCCTGCCGCCCTTCCTGGTAGCGGAAGGAGGGCTCAATTCCGGCTTCATGATCGCCCAGGTGACCGCGGCGGCCCTGGCGTCGGAGAACAAGCAGCTGGCGCATCCGGCCAGCGTCGACAGCCTGCCGACCTCGGCCAACCAGGAGGACCATGTCAGCATGGCGACCCACGGGGCGCGCCGGCTGGGCGAGATGGCCTCCAACACGGCGGGCATCGTGGCGATCGAGCTGCTGGCCGCGTGCCAGGGCGTGGACTTCCACCGCCCGCTGGAGACCTCCCCGGCGCTGGCCGGCGCGCTGGCGATCGTCCGGGACCGCGTGCCGTTCTACGACCGCGACCGCTACTTCGCCCCGGACATCGCCGCCGCGGCGGGGACGGTCACGGAAGGGCTGTGGCACGCCTTCATGGACCAAGGGCTGCTGCCGGGAGCCCCGGGGCCGGGAACCCTGTGA
- a CDS encoding 3-(methylthio)propionyl-CoA ligase, with amino-acid sequence MRGLMMDKPLLISSLIDYAEEYHGTTEIVSRTVEGPIHTYTYAEAAKRARQLANALIALGVGPGDRIGTVAWNGYRHFEIYYATSGMGAICHTINPRLFPPQISYIINHAEDSYLFVDLTFVPLLEGIAEQLTGVKGIVVMTDRDHMPESKLPNLLCYETLVRSHSDQYEWPRLDEWTASSLCYTSGTTGNPKGVLYSHRSTVLHSYAVALPDALDLSSRDAVMPVVPMFHVNAWGLPYACPMTGAKLVFPGAKMDGASLHELMELGSVTVSAGVPTIWAGLIRYMQENGKTFSTLKRTIVGGSAAPRAMIETFQDEFGVELLHAWGMTETSPIGSVSRLKPGMENRSEDERMAVRAKQGRPLFGIRMKIADDEGKPLPHDGVAFGHLKVTGPWVCARYFKETTPSSHDDEGWFSTGDVATIDADGFMQITDRSKDVIKSGGEWISSIDLENTAVAHPDVVEAAAIGIAHPKWDERPLLVVIARPGSGLTRESLLAFFEGKIAKWWLPDDIVFVEELPHTATGKLLKTRLREQFKDYRLPTAAE; translated from the coding sequence ATGCGCGGACTCATGATGGACAAGCCGCTGCTGATTTCTTCGCTGATCGACTACGCGGAGGAATATCACGGCACGACGGAGATCGTTTCGCGCACGGTCGAAGGACCGATCCATACCTATACCTATGCCGAGGCGGCCAAGCGCGCGCGTCAGCTGGCCAACGCCCTGATCGCGCTGGGGGTCGGGCCGGGCGACCGGATCGGCACGGTGGCCTGGAACGGATACCGGCATTTCGAGATCTATTACGCCACCTCCGGCATGGGGGCGATCTGCCACACGATCAATCCGCGCCTGTTCCCGCCGCAGATCTCCTACATCATCAACCACGCCGAAGATTCCTACCTGTTCGTGGACCTCACCTTCGTGCCGCTCCTGGAAGGGATCGCGGAGCAGCTGACGGGCGTGAAGGGCATCGTGGTGATGACCGACCGGGACCATATGCCCGAGTCGAAGCTGCCGAACCTGCTCTGCTACGAGACCCTGGTCCGCAGCCATTCCGACCAGTACGAGTGGCCCCGGCTCGACGAGTGGACCGCCTCGTCGCTCTGCTACACGTCGGGCACGACGGGCAATCCCAAGGGCGTGCTCTACAGCCACCGCTCGACGGTGCTGCACAGCTACGCGGTGGCGCTGCCCGACGCGCTCGACCTGTCGTCGCGCGACGCGGTGATGCCGGTCGTGCCGATGTTCCACGTCAACGCCTGGGGGCTGCCCTACGCCTGCCCCATGACGGGCGCCAAGCTGGTGTTCCCCGGCGCGAAGATGGACGGCGCCAGCCTGCACGAGCTGATGGAGCTGGGCAGCGTGACGGTCAGCGCCGGCGTGCCGACGATCTGGGCCGGGCTGATCCGCTACATGCAGGAGAACGGCAAGACGTTCAGCACGCTGAAGCGGACGATCGTCGGCGGGTCGGCGGCGCCGCGCGCCATGATCGAGACCTTCCAGGACGAGTTCGGGGTCGAGCTGCTGCATGCCTGGGGCATGACCGAGACCTCGCCGATCGGCTCCGTCTCGCGGCTGAAGCCCGGCATGGAGAACCGTTCCGAGGACGAAAGGATGGCGGTCCGGGCCAAGCAGGGCCGTCCGTTGTTCGGCATCCGCATGAAGATCGCCGACGACGAGGGCAAGCCCCTGCCCCATGACGGCGTGGCCTTCGGCCACCTGAAGGTGACGGGGCCGTGGGTCTGCGCCCGCTACTTCAAGGAGACGACCCCGTCGTCCCATGACGACGAGGGCTGGTTCTCGACCGGCGACGTCGCCACCATCGACGCCGACGGCTTCATGCAGATCACCGACCGCAGCAAGGACGTGATCAAGTCGGGCGGCGAGTGGATCAGCTCGATCGACCTGGAGAACACGGCGGTCGCCCACCCGGACGTGGTCGAGGCGGCGGCGATCGGCATCGCCCATCCGAAGTGGGACGAACGCCCGCTGCTGGTGGTGATCGCCCGGCCGGGCAGCGGCCTGACGCGGGAGAGCCTTCTGGCGTTCTTCGAGGGCAAGATCGCCAAATGGTGGCTGCCGGACGACATCGTCTTCGTCGAGGAGCTTCCCCACACCGCGACCGGCAAGCTCCTGAAGACCCGGCTGCGCGAGCAGTTCAAGGACTATCGCCTGCCCACCGCCGCGGAGTGA
- a CDS encoding YbaN family protein — protein MKADLDAPSAASDAGTAPADTGAEAFRHAPANPVVRHGLMAFGFVMVGLGALGVLLPVVPTTPFLIVAAWAFSRSSERFHRWLYGHPRLGPPLVAWNRHGVIPVTGKVLSVIGMYGSLVLVVLYVATDWVLPAVHFIVITAVAAYILTRPSRVPD, from the coding sequence ATGAAGGCCGACCTCGACGCGCCGTCCGCCGCAAGCGATGCCGGGACCGCCCCCGCCGACACGGGAGCCGAGGCATTCCGGCACGCGCCGGCCAACCCGGTGGTGCGCCATGGCCTGATGGCGTTCGGGTTCGTCATGGTCGGCCTCGGAGCCCTCGGCGTCCTCCTGCCGGTGGTGCCGACGACGCCGTTCCTGATCGTCGCCGCCTGGGCCTTTTCCCGGAGTTCCGAGCGGTTCCACCGCTGGCTCTACGGCCATCCCCGGCTGGGTCCGCCGCTGGTCGCGTGGAACAGGCACGGCGTGATCCCGGTGACCGGCAAGGTGCTTTCGGTCATAGGAATGTATGGCAGCCTTGTCCTGGTAGTCCTTTACGTCGCGACCGACTGGGTCCTTCCGGCCGTCCATTTCATCGTCATAACCGCCGTCGCCGCCTATATCCTGACGCGGCCGAGTCGGGTCCCGGACTGA
- a CDS encoding DUF6306 domain-containing protein, translating to MSDLEPASCASPPCYASEIDPAYSGRAQIVDPIPEAELASLLNAMLEVGRASAKALTALLAEFEQQEAIDLLASVQRDQARFCGVLTRIVTQLGETPSGVTSSFHDEVLGLEAVAERLALLNGGMAWVVSRFDATLPRVASDELCGVLADLREVQRADLKDCEALLDWLAGQA from the coding sequence ATGTCCGACCTTGAACCGGCAAGCTGTGCTTCGCCGCCCTGCTACGCCTCGGAGATCGATCCGGCCTATTCCGGCCGGGCGCAGATCGTGGACCCGATCCCGGAGGCCGAGCTGGCGTCCCTCCTGAACGCCATGCTGGAGGTCGGTCGGGCCAGCGCCAAGGCGCTGACGGCGCTCCTGGCCGAGTTCGAGCAGCAGGAGGCGATCGACCTTCTGGCGTCGGTCCAGCGCGATCAGGCGCGGTTCTGCGGCGTCCTGACCCGTATCGTCACCCAGCTCGGCGAGACCCCGTCCGGCGTCACCAGCAGCTTCCACGACGAGGTCCTCGGGTTGGAGGCGGTGGCCGAGCGCCTGGCCTTGCTCAACGGCGGCATGGCCTGGGTCGTTTCCCGGTTCGACGCGACCCTGCCGCGCGTCGCGAGCGACGAGCTGTGCGGCGTCCTGGCGGACCTTCGGGAGGTCCAGCGCGCCGACCTGAAGGATTGCGAGGCGCTGCTCGACTGGCTGGCCGGTCAGGCATGA
- a CDS encoding acyl-CoA thioesterase, producing the protein MADQEPDFSPDFSHGPALRTIAMPADANPNGDIFGGWLLAQMDVAGGMVAARRAGGRVATVGIEAMKFHQPVLIGDEVSCYCTVQRIGRTSMAVKVDTWIRRGQGRIATKVTEGVFTYVAIGEDRRPRPVPPGEGGT; encoded by the coding sequence ATGGCCGATCAGGAACCCGATTTCAGCCCCGATTTCAGCCATGGCCCGGCGCTGCGCACCATCGCGATGCCGGCCGACGCCAACCCCAACGGCGACATCTTCGGCGGATGGCTGCTGGCCCAGATGGACGTCGCCGGCGGCATGGTGGCGGCCCGGCGCGCGGGCGGCCGGGTGGCGACCGTCGGCATCGAGGCGATGAAGTTCCACCAGCCGGTGCTGATCGGCGACGAGGTGAGCTGCTACTGCACGGTCCAGCGGATCGGACGGACGTCCATGGCGGTCAAGGTCGACACCTGGATCCGCCGGGGGCAGGGGCGGATCGCGACGAAGGTGACGGAGGGCGTCTTCACCTATGTGGCGATCGGCGAGGATCGCCGGCCCCGGCCGGTGCCGCCCGGGGAGGGCGGCACCTGA